A stretch of the uncultured Desulfobacter sp. genome encodes the following:
- a CDS encoding ShlB/FhaC/HecB family hemolysin secretion/activation protein: MCNLLQKSVPIAALLTFLLYFSALAGPPDAGQILKEQRPPQKLPNRLPAPKDMEKSPEKTEDGIQVHIRGFTFSGYQGLISERELQSLVAGAVGKDLSFNQLQALVADVTRHLKAQGYFLARAYLPRQDVSAGIIQIVIRQGKNDGSLKIMDDGSLRIHKHVLEKIGKQTVKAGEALKSQDLERAMLLMNDLPGISAKASLIAGSKPDTTAVEVKAGEGSLLDGALWADNYGNRYTGTWRGNTMLNINDPLHIGDKFSFLATGAEDLYLGELDYSLPLTAGGLRAAISYTGLKYKLGKELSFLDAEGEAHTINAGVSYPWLRSRKANITGTLNYEFRRLTDSASGIDLHNKDIHSTILGVNGNYYDGFNGGGLTTWNVALIGGHLDEKTADITITDTEGCYAHLNAGLARLQRLTKGVTANLSWRGQFSFNNLDSSEQFSLGGVYGIRAYPMSEGLGDEGHLFTLQIDYDVPLPPRYGRLRANIFYDAGHVTLHKSPWTNAISTATDKNRYWLQGAGLGFSYAYNEIFNVTTCWAHTIGNNDGRSSTGENTDGKKDSNRFWIQAVWNF; the protein is encoded by the coding sequence ATGTGCAACCTGTTGCAGAAAAGCGTTCCTATAGCAGCCCTGCTGACCTTTCTTCTCTACTTCAGTGCCCTGGCCGGTCCTCCCGATGCCGGGCAGATTCTAAAGGAACAACGCCCGCCCCAAAAGCTTCCCAACCGGCTACCAGCTCCCAAAGACATGGAAAAATCGCCTGAAAAAACCGAGGATGGTATTCAGGTTCATATCCGAGGATTTACGTTCAGCGGCTATCAAGGACTGATCAGTGAGAGAGAACTGCAAAGCTTGGTGGCCGGTGCCGTGGGTAAGGATCTCTCATTTAATCAACTCCAGGCACTTGTGGCCGATGTGACACGTCATCTCAAGGCCCAGGGATATTTTCTGGCTCGTGCCTATCTACCGCGTCAGGATGTCTCCGCAGGCATCATCCAAATTGTCATCCGTCAGGGCAAAAACGATGGCAGCCTTAAAATCATGGATGACGGCAGCCTGCGCATCCACAAGCATGTCCTTGAGAAGATCGGCAAACAGACGGTTAAAGCCGGAGAAGCACTTAAAAGTCAGGATCTGGAACGGGCCATGCTCTTGATGAATGATCTGCCCGGCATCTCGGCCAAGGCCTCCCTGATTGCCGGCAGCAAACCCGATACCACTGCGGTGGAGGTCAAGGCCGGCGAAGGATCATTACTTGACGGCGCCTTATGGGCCGACAACTACGGCAACCGCTATACCGGGACCTGGCGCGGTAATACCATGCTCAACATCAACGATCCTTTGCATATTGGCGATAAATTCTCCTTTTTAGCCACCGGTGCCGAGGATCTTTATTTAGGGGAGCTGGATTATTCCCTGCCGTTGACCGCCGGCGGCCTGCGTGCAGCGATCTCCTACACCGGCCTGAAATATAAGCTGGGCAAGGAGTTGTCCTTTCTGGACGCCGAAGGCGAGGCCCACACCATCAATGCCGGGGTCAGCTATCCCTGGCTGCGCAGCCGCAAAGCCAACATCACCGGCACGCTGAACTACGAATTCCGGCGCCTGACGGACAGTGCCTCCGGCATCGACCTTCACAACAAAGATATCCATTCAACGATTTTGGGTGTAAACGGCAATTACTATGACGGATTCAATGGTGGCGGTCTCACCACCTGGAACGTAGCCCTGATCGGCGGCCATCTGGATGAAAAGACCGCAGATATCACGATCACTGACACCGAGGGGTGCTATGCCCACCTCAATGCCGGCCTGGCCCGTCTGCAGCGGCTGACCAAAGGGGTGACCGCCAACCTTTCCTGGCGGGGCCAGTTCAGTTTTAACAACCTTGATTCAAGTGAACAGTTCTCCCTGGGCGGCGTATACGGCATCAGGGCATACCCGATGAGCGAAGGCCTCGGCGATGAAGGCCATCTTTTCACCCTGCAAATCGACTATGATGTGCCGCTGCCGCCGCGCTACGGCCGCCTAAGAGCCAACATATTTTACGATGCCGGACATGTGACTCTTCACAAATCCCCATGGACTAACGCCATCTCCACGGCCACGGACAAAAACCGTTACTGGCTGCAAGGTGCCGGTCTGGGATTCAGCTATGCCTACAATGAAATATTCAATGTCACGACTTGCTGGGCACACACCATCGGCAACAACGACGGTCGCAGCAGCACCGGGGAAAACACCGACGGCAAAAAAGATTCCAACCGATTCTGGATCCAGGCGGTCTGGAACTTCTGA
- a CDS encoding efflux transporter outer membrane subunit: MMRYALIAIVQMSVFFIAGCNLISPDPAAVMPIEMPDAYVHQTETETPQSGEKNPDGGWWLAFDVDELSDLIQTGLGANHDLNVLKARADQALADAKSKKSNLSPTLDYSLGGEQYYSQSKIRGQSSSSDHDHSYSAFLGAGYTLDIWGKNRADVNAAALEYLAALQDLEDGALTLSTDIADTWVDIVSVRTRMQVLTRQIEANRMTLKLQELRYINGMATALDVSQQRQSLAQVLSAMPLLEKEEKQLVNAMGLALGRTPGAPVVVATTALPQTFLAPQPGIPADLLENRADIRAARMRLDAAALDVESAKADLLPELTLSASAAFSSGSLDLLFQNWVLSLGAALAGPLLDGGDRKAEIERTRAVVREEVNTYAKTVANAIYEVEDALVAIDRQKAYIQRLEQQLVAVKVTLQDARVQYLNGQSSYLNYLSAWASMESLERQLVSEQATYVKERIALYKVTGRKGSFF; this comes from the coding sequence ATGATGCGTTATGCTTTGATCGCCATTGTACAGATGTCGGTTTTTTTTATTGCCGGCTGTAATCTGATCTCCCCTGATCCTGCGGCTGTAATGCCCATTGAAATGCCTGATGCCTATGTTCATCAGACAGAGACCGAAACGCCTCAATCCGGTGAAAAGAATCCGGACGGCGGGTGGTGGCTTGCGTTTGATGTTGATGAACTCAGTGACTTGATACAGACAGGGCTTGGCGCCAATCATGATTTAAATGTGCTTAAAGCCCGGGCTGACCAAGCCTTGGCTGATGCGAAAAGTAAAAAATCCAATCTTAGCCCCACCCTTGATTATTCCCTGGGGGGCGAACAATACTACTCCCAATCTAAAATTCGCGGTCAATCAAGTTCTTCGGACCATGATCACAGCTATTCTGCTTTTCTGGGTGCTGGCTATACATTGGATATATGGGGTAAAAATCGTGCCGATGTCAATGCCGCAGCGCTTGAATACCTGGCTGCGCTTCAGGATTTGGAGGACGGGGCCCTGACTTTGTCCACGGATATTGCCGATACCTGGGTGGATATTGTGTCCGTACGGACCCGTATGCAGGTGCTTACCCGGCAGATAGAAGCCAACCGGATGACATTGAAACTGCAGGAATTGCGCTATATTAACGGCATGGCCACAGCCCTGGATGTCTCCCAGCAACGACAATCCCTGGCCCAGGTGCTTTCTGCCATGCCCTTGCTTGAAAAAGAGGAAAAACAACTGGTTAATGCCATGGGATTGGCTTTGGGCCGGACACCCGGGGCTCCTGTAGTCGTTGCAACCACAGCGCTTCCCCAAACTTTCCTGGCCCCCCAGCCCGGTATTCCCGCAGACCTGCTTGAAAACAGGGCCGATATCCGGGCCGCCCGCATGCGCCTTGACGCGGCTGCCCTGGATGTGGAATCGGCCAAAGCCGATTTGCTGCCGGAATTAACCCTGTCTGCCTCGGCGGCATTTTCCAGCGGATCTCTGGATCTGCTGTTCCAAAATTGGGTCCTCTCCCTGGGCGCTGCCTTGGCAGGCCCACTGCTGGACGGCGGGGATCGCAAAGCCGAAATTGAGCGCACCCGGGCCGTGGTCCGTGAAGAAGTGAACACCTATGCCAAAACCGTTGCCAATGCTATTTATGAGGTGGAAGATGCCCTGGTGGCTATTGATCGTCAGAAAGCCTATATTCAACGGTTAGAGCAGCAGCTTGTGGCCGTCAAAGTGACTCTGCAGGACGCCCGGGTTCAATATTTGAACGGCCAGAGCAGTTACCTGAACTATCTTTCGGCCTGGGCTTCCATGGAGAGCCTGGAGCGCCAATTGGTCAGCGAGCAGGCCACCTATGTCAAAGAACGCATTGCACTTTATAAAGTAACAGGCCGAAAGGGGTCTTTTTTTTAA
- a CDS encoding efflux RND transporter periplasmic adaptor subunit — MNQTTSQTSLGVTLLKIILPVCLIALGIAGFWYYKSKAVKVKRKPAEKAVPVVDIMKVNPDRVIAQIRAMGTVQPDKEVVIKSQVAGTVVKVAPEFVQGGLIRKGQTMLRIDPADYTLAVNKAQSALAQAQADFEIEKGRQQIAKEELKLMAEMSANEIQETSLVLRKPQLEQARAAMASAQSDLDAARLDLERTTITAPFHALVLSKEVDKGAMTAAQGTLATLVDVACYQVEVQVPLDRLDRIQVHEIHGSPARIRSLYAGREWDGRVVRTTGAVTEQSRMAGVIIQVDDPLGLGPAKGRPAMLLDDHVEAIIEGQAFDNVFSLPRTLIREDSTLWIYNDGRLEIRKVAPVWIENDRVFIQSGLSPGDLVISSDLPTPVSGMALTLASQESR, encoded by the coding sequence ATGAACCAGACAACCTCACAGACATCCCTGGGTGTAACCCTTTTGAAAATTATTCTGCCTGTGTGCCTGATTGCCTTAGGAATTGCCGGATTTTGGTACTACAAATCCAAAGCAGTGAAAGTCAAACGCAAACCTGCTGAGAAAGCCGTCCCGGTGGTGGATATCATGAAAGTGAATCCCGACCGGGTTATCGCACAGATCAGGGCCATGGGGACGGTCCAGCCGGACAAGGAGGTGGTCATAAAATCCCAGGTGGCCGGCACGGTTGTCAAGGTGGCTCCGGAATTTGTCCAGGGGGGATTGATCCGTAAGGGTCAGACCATGCTCCGGATCGATCCGGCGGACTATACGCTGGCCGTAAACAAGGCCCAAAGTGCATTGGCCCAGGCCCAGGCTGATTTTGAAATTGAAAAGGGCCGGCAGCAGATTGCAAAAGAAGAGCTTAAGCTTATGGCCGAAATGTCCGCCAACGAGATACAGGAAACCAGTCTTGTGCTCAGAAAACCCCAGCTTGAGCAGGCCCGGGCTGCCATGGCAAGTGCCCAAAGCGATCTTGACGCTGCACGCCTCGATCTGGAACGAACCACAATAACGGCCCCCTTTCATGCCCTGGTATTGTCTAAAGAGGTGGATAAAGGGGCCATGACCGCAGCCCAGGGAACCCTTGCCACCCTGGTGGACGTGGCCTGTTACCAGGTGGAAGTCCAGGTGCCCCTGGACCGCCTGGACCGGATTCAGGTCCATGAAATCCATGGCAGTCCAGCCCGCATCCGCTCCCTTTATGCGGGCCGGGAGTGGGACGGGCGTGTGGTGCGGACCACAGGCGCCGTTACCGAGCAAAGCCGCATGGCAGGGGTCATTATCCAGGTGGATGACCCCTTGGGGCTTGGCCCTGCCAAAGGTCGTCCGGCCATGTTGCTGGATGATCATGTGGAGGCGATCATTGAAGGCCAGGCCTTTGACAATGTGTTTTCCCTGCCCCGGACCTTGATCCGGGAGGATTCTACTTTATGGATATACAATGACGGACGCCTGGAGATCCGTAAGGTGGCCCCGGTGTGGATCGAAAATGACCGGGTTTTTATTCAGTCCGGACTTTCTCCGGGTGACCTTGTGATTTCATCCGATCTTCCCACACCTGTGTCGGGCATGGCCTTGACCCTCGCTTCCCAGGAGAGCCGATAA
- a CDS encoding efflux RND transporter permease subunit, which produces MSEHNPVSPGPSGAGPRGALAWMAGNTVAANLLMAVFLVGGLFMAFNIKQEVFPEFSLDSVSISVAYPGASPEEVESGIILAVEEAVRDIEGIDEITSQALESRALITIEALDGADVTRLWQEIKSEVDRIDTFPDEAEDPVVTITSRQREVMRLALHGDAPETTMRDLADDIRDRFLSDPAITQVALEGVREREILVEISTNTLRRYGMTLSDVADAVATASVELGGGAIKSGGGDILLRIKSRKDYALQYEKLPILTREDGSQLVLSDIAKVSEGFEDSEEWASFNGRRAVTIAVYRVGKQTPTQVADATKKMLKIINADLPEGIHVSIVRDMSKIFAQRADLLLRNAYMGLGLVFLCLALFLEIRLAFWVSLGIPISFLGSFIFLSATDFTINMVSMFAFIVTLGIVVDDAVVVGENIYHCRRQGMKFLDASIQGAKSIAVPVFFSVVTNMVTFMPIMYIPGIMGKIFKTMPLVVVAVFGVSLIESLFILPAHLSHKNRPLFFPLNILEAWQAKFSEKFEVFIKYVYGRVLSVLLSWRYTVFALGVALLLITFGYIKSGKMGMVLFPKVESDYAFCEIYLPYGTPENKVRQMETRLVASAQTTVDENGNQDLSTGIFSQVSENNIQVRIYLTAPEVRPVSTSDVTRIWREKNGRVAGVETISFESNRGGPGSGKALTIALSHRDADILNRAGEDLARQLGEYPIVSDIDDGSAQGKRQFDIALTPAGHRMGLTPESIARKIRNAYQGIEAVKNQRGRNEVTVRVRIAADERISETAFENYVLNAPNGEIMLRDAIKTIKGRAYTEISRSNGRREIEVSANVTPQSQSENIIRDMKQEILPSLVKHYPGLSYEFKGKQADIKESVGALVKGLALALFCVFALLAIPFKSYFQPLIIMLCIPFGIIGAVAGHIIMGYSLSVMSLFGVVAMAGVVVNDSLVLIDFANRLVRGGMPVSDAVRAAGIQRFRPILLTTLTTCGGLAPIITETSRQAKFLIPMAISLGFGILFATLITLGLVPCLYMILEDFKAFFQDKKEPLL; this is translated from the coding sequence ATGTCTGAACACAACCCGGTTTCCCCTGGTCCCTCAGGAGCCGGCCCAAGGGGGGCGCTTGCCTGGATGGCCGGCAACACCGTGGCCGCCAACCTGCTCATGGCGGTTTTCCTTGTGGGCGGTCTTTTCATGGCTTTCAATATCAAGCAGGAGGTGTTTCCTGAGTTTTCCCTGGATTCGGTGAGCATTTCCGTGGCCTACCCCGGGGCCAGCCCCGAAGAGGTGGAGTCAGGCATTATTCTGGCTGTGGAAGAGGCGGTACGGGATATTGAAGGTATTGATGAGATAACATCCCAGGCGTTGGAAAGCCGTGCATTGATCACCATAGAAGCCCTGGACGGGGCTGATGTCACACGCTTGTGGCAAGAGATCAAAAGCGAGGTGGACCGGATTGACACCTTTCCCGATGAAGCCGAAGACCCGGTGGTCACCATTACCTCCCGGCAACGGGAGGTGATGCGGCTGGCCCTTCACGGCGATGCCCCGGAAACCACCATGCGCGACCTTGCAGATGATATCAGGGACAGATTTTTGTCAGACCCTGCAATCACCCAGGTGGCCCTGGAAGGGGTCAGGGAGCGAGAGATTTTGGTGGAGATTTCCACCAATACCCTGCGCCGCTACGGCATGACCCTGTCCGATGTTGCAGACGCCGTCGCCACGGCGTCTGTGGAACTGGGTGGCGGTGCCATTAAATCCGGCGGCGGGGATATCCTGCTTCGCATTAAATCGCGCAAAGACTATGCCCTGCAATATGAAAAGCTGCCGATCCTCACCCGGGAGGATGGGTCTCAGTTGGTGTTGTCCGACATTGCCAAGGTCAGCGAAGGTTTTGAGGATTCCGAGGAATGGGCGTCATTTAACGGCCGGCGGGCTGTCACCATCGCGGTTTACCGGGTGGGAAAACAGACCCCCACCCAGGTGGCTGACGCCACCAAAAAGATGCTGAAAATAATTAATGCGGACCTGCCCGAGGGGATTCATGTAAGCATTGTCAGAGATATGTCTAAAATTTTTGCCCAAAGAGCGGATCTTTTGCTGCGCAACGCTTATATGGGGCTTGGCCTGGTGTTTTTGTGCCTGGCCTTGTTCCTTGAAATCCGCCTGGCCTTCTGGGTCAGTCTGGGCATTCCCATTTCATTTTTAGGCTCTTTTATATTTTTGTCCGCAACCGATTTTACCATCAATATGGTCAGCATGTTTGCCTTTATCGTTACGCTGGGCATTGTGGTGGATGATGCGGTGGTGGTGGGGGAAAACATTTATCATTGCCGCCGCCAGGGCATGAAGTTTCTGGACGCTTCCATTCAGGGGGCAAAAAGCATTGCCGTTCCGGTATTTTTTTCCGTGGTCACCAATATGGTTACATTCATGCCCATCATGTACATCCCGGGCATCATGGGTAAAATATTTAAAACCATGCCCCTGGTGGTGGTGGCTGTGTTTGGCGTCTCTTTGATCGAGAGCCTGTTTATCCTGCCGGCTCACTTAAGCCATAAAAACCGGCCCCTGTTTTTTCCCTTGAACATTCTTGAAGCTTGGCAGGCAAAGTTTTCCGAGAAATTTGAAGTTTTTATTAAATACGTATACGGCAGGGTTTTGTCGGTATTGCTTTCCTGGCGTTATACGGTGTTTGCCTTAGGTGTTGCCCTGTTGCTGATTACCTTTGGCTATATAAAATCCGGGAAAATGGGCATGGTTTTGTTCCCAAAAGTTGAATCCGATTATGCTTTTTGTGAAATTTATCTGCCATACGGAACACCTGAAAACAAGGTTCGGCAAATGGAAACCCGCCTGGTGGCATCGGCTCAAACGACTGTGGATGAAAATGGAAATCAGGATTTGTCCACAGGTATTTTTTCCCAGGTCAGTGAGAATAATATCCAGGTGAGAATTTATTTGACAGCTCCTGAGGTGCGGCCGGTATCAACCTCCGATGTGACCCGGATCTGGCGGGAAAAAAACGGTCGGGTTGCTGGGGTTGAGACCATATCCTTTGAATCCAACCGGGGCGGTCCTGGTTCCGGCAAAGCGCTGACTATTGCCCTGAGCCACCGGGATGCGGATATTTTGAACCGGGCCGGAGAGGACCTTGCCCGGCAGTTGGGTGAGTATCCAATCGTATCGGATATTGATGACGGCTCTGCCCAGGGAAAACGGCAGTTTGACATCGCCCTGACCCCTGCCGGTCACCGTATGGGGCTTACCCCGGAATCCATTGCCCGTAAAATTCGTAATGCCTACCAGGGGATTGAGGCTGTGAAAAATCAACGGGGAAGAAACGAGGTCACTGTCAGGGTGCGCATTGCCGCTGATGAGCGCATTTCCGAAACCGCGTTTGAAAATTATGTGCTCAACGCCCCAAATGGGGAGATCATGCTCAGGGATGCCATCAAAACCATTAAAGGCCGGGCCTATACCGAGATCAGCCGGAGTAACGGACGGCGGGAAATTGAGGTCTCGGCCAACGTTACCCCCCAATCCCAGTCCGAAAATATTATCCGGGATATGAAGCAGGAGATCCTGCCGTCGTTGGTGAAACATTATCCGGGGTTGTCATACGAATTCAAGGGTAAACAGGCGGATATCAAAGAGAGTGTCGGCGCTTTGGTCAAAGGTCTGGCGCTGGCGTTATTCTGTGTCTTTGCCTTGTTGGCCATTCCCTTTAAAAGCTATTTTCAGCCCTTGATCATTATGCTGTGCATTCCCTTTGGTATTATCGGGGCAGTGGCCGGTCATATTATTATGGGATACTCCCTTTCCGTCATGAGTCTGTTCGGCGTTGTGGCCATGGCAGGGGTGGTGGTCAATGATTCTTTGGTACTCATTGATTTTGCCAACCGCCTGGTGCGCGGCGGTATGCCTGTGTCGGATGCGGTCCGGGCCGCGGGAATACAGCGATTCAGGCCCATTCTTTTGACCACCTTAACCACCTGCGGGGGCCTGGCGCCGATCATTACAGAGACGTCGCGCCAGGCAAAGTTTTTGATTCCCATGGCCATCTCCCTGGGATTCGGGATTTTGTTTGCCACGCTGATTACGCTGGGGCTTGTGCCCTGCCTTTACATGATACTAGAAGACTTTAAAGCATTTTTTCAAGATAAAAAGGAACCGCTGTTATGA
- a CDS encoding DUF362 domain-containing protein translates to MTKVALCACPDYDVAHVTSAVARGVGLCGGMEKFVRPGQRVLLKPNMLSAAPLEHRVTTDPAVVRAVGKLVLKAGGRIIIGDSPAIDKVSRISKVTGMKEVADELGADLIEFCRPTLAKTPEGSIYQALELDETALTADVVINLPKLKTHCMMLLTLGVKNLFGMVVGPRKSQWHMHVGADRMMFADLLLDIYRTVKPALTILDGVWGMQGRGPNNGTPCHLGFLAASRDPLAMDWPWRLCWVPIRQVFLCMVRRSAGVLCDPMALMRRWWATIQRD, encoded by the coding sequence ATGACCAAAGTGGCGCTTTGTGCCTGTCCGGATTATGATGTTGCACATGTGACATCCGCAGTGGCGCGGGGCGTGGGGTTGTGCGGGGGCATGGAGAAGTTTGTCCGTCCGGGACAGCGGGTGCTGCTTAAACCCAATATGCTCAGCGCCGCGCCACTGGAACACCGGGTGACCACGGACCCGGCCGTAGTCCGTGCCGTGGGAAAATTGGTGCTAAAGGCAGGGGGCCGGATCATCATCGGAGACAGTCCGGCCATTGATAAGGTGTCCCGTATTTCCAAGGTGACCGGCATGAAAGAGGTGGCTGACGAGCTGGGGGCCGATCTGATTGAATTTTGTCGGCCCACCCTGGCCAAAACGCCTGAGGGGTCTATATACCAGGCCCTGGAACTGGACGAGACCGCACTGACCGCTGATGTGGTCATTAATCTGCCAAAACTTAAGACCCATTGCATGATGCTTTTAACTCTGGGGGTTAAAAATCTTTTCGGAATGGTGGTCGGTCCGCGGAAAAGCCAGTGGCACATGCACGTCGGGGCGGACCGCATGATGTTTGCCGATCTGTTGCTGGATATCTACCGAACGGTCAAACCGGCCCTGACCATCCTTGACGGTGTCTGGGGCATGCAGGGCCGGGGGCCCAATAACGGTACACCCTGTCATTTAGGGTTTCTTGCGGCTTCCCGTGATCCCTTGGCTATGGATTGGCCCTGGCGCCTCTGCTGGGTGCCCATTCGGCAAGTTTTCCTTTGTATGGTGCGGCGGTCCGCAGGGGTCTTGTGCGATCCAATGGCTCTGATGCGCAGATGGTGGGCGACGATCCAAAGGGATTAA
- a CDS encoding 4Fe-4S binding protein, which translates to MPVPKFISGAIRKHLTSRPAQDPGLCRDCGKCAAVCPPGCLRFVAARQAVIDHLTCIRCYCCQEACPADAIHFKTGALVGIVERLRAVMPQ; encoded by the coding sequence ATGCCGGTACCAAAGTTTATATCCGGGGCAATACGCAAACACCTGACCTCCCGGCCTGCCCAAGATCCTGGCCTGTGCCGGGACTGTGGCAAATGTGCGGCGGTCTGTCCGCCGGGATGTCTTCGATTTGTGGCGGCTCGCCAGGCCGTTATTGATCATCTGACCTGTATCCGCTGTTATTGCTGCCAGGAGGCCTGTCCTGCCGACGCCATTCACTTTAAAACAGGCGCGCTGGTGGGGATTGTCGAGCGCTTGCGGGCCGTCATGCCTCAGTGA
- a CDS encoding flagellin codes for MESTISNLSTTTINIDSSKSVIRDVDFAEESKVSAKMSVLVETSTYALSQADSMQERLLDLKDGLSPKEQETLSYLPLGYSNRQIGLAMNIAEVTVKKTHEKRLRQTCGLGQNRNAFQGITPKRIF; via the coding sequence ATGGAATCCACCATTTCAAATTTATCAACAACCACAATCAACATCGATTCCTCAAAATCTGTAATTCGAGACGTAGACTTTGCCGAAGAATCAAAAGTGTCTGCAAAAATGAGTGTTCTTGTAGAGACAAGTACATATGCCCTTTCCCAGGCTGATTCAATGCAAGAACGACTACTTGATTTAAAGGACGGCCTCAGTCCAAAGGAGCAGGAAACGCTTTCTTATCTACCCTTAGGCTATTCTAATCGTCAGATTGGATTGGCCATGAATATCGCTGAAGTTACTGTGAAAAAAACACATGAAAAACGCCTCAGGCAAACTTGCGGCCTTGGGCAGAACCGAAACGCTTTTCAAGGCATTACGCCGAAAAGAATATTTTGA